In Palleronia sp. LCG004, a single window of DNA contains:
- the glgX gene encoding glycogen debranching protein GlgX has protein sequence MSISFTMTEGRPAPIGATFDGDGVNFAIFSENATRMILCLFDHEDNEIVQIEMPERDGDVWHGYISGLRPGQRYGYRAHGPFAPEEGHRFNPAKLLMDPYAKRLTKHPEWNDALMGYPVDHEDKDLIADPRDSAPFMPRSVVEDPSFSWGSDRRLHTPIQQSIIYEAHVKGLTMKRKDVDDPGTFLAMSSDPMLEYLTDLGITAIELLPAQAFLTDHFLHEKGLTNYWGYQTFGFFAPEPKYMAWHQIDEFQQMVARFHSAGIEVIMDVVYNHTCEGSELGPTLSFRGLDNASYYRLMPDNPRYYVNDTGTGNTVNVDHPMVLRMIMDSLRYWVQVMHVDGFRFDLCSTLGRVDEGGFDRGAAFFDAIRQDPILSDVKLIAEPWDIGPGGYQLGAFPPPFMEWNDKYRDTVRRFWRGDASEAPALADRLTGSALQFDHSGRPATASVNLLTAHDGFTLMDTVSYTKKHNEANGENGADGHGENYSDNLGVEGETDDEEVIAARAQRRRNMMATLMLSQGTPMILAGDELGNSQQGNNNAYSQDNEISWIDWEAFDPDFHDFTRMMIHFRKTHPLVRQKLFLHSHERAVDGFEDLFWWRPDGQPMSDGDWQDPELRCIAMELRMASGTPHYAETEMATFVIFNAGDAIEMTVPEAPEGTHWEWRIDTDGDAGEKGEVGSSIDVAAQSVAVLVLGSDAA, from the coding sequence ATGAGCATAAGCTTCACGATGACCGAAGGTCGTCCCGCCCCGATCGGTGCGACTTTCGACGGCGATGGCGTCAACTTCGCCATCTTCTCCGAGAACGCGACACGGATGATCCTGTGCCTCTTCGATCACGAGGACAACGAGATCGTCCAGATCGAGATGCCCGAGCGCGACGGCGATGTCTGGCACGGCTACATTTCGGGGCTTCGTCCCGGCCAGCGCTACGGATACCGCGCGCACGGACCTTTCGCGCCAGAGGAGGGGCATCGGTTCAATCCCGCGAAGCTGCTCATGGATCCTTACGCCAAGCGTCTGACCAAGCATCCCGAGTGGAACGACGCGCTGATGGGCTATCCGGTCGATCACGAGGACAAGGACCTGATCGCCGATCCGCGCGACAGTGCACCCTTCATGCCCCGGTCGGTCGTGGAGGATCCGTCGTTCTCGTGGGGCAGCGATCGCAGGCTGCATACGCCGATCCAGCAATCGATCATCTACGAGGCGCATGTGAAGGGCCTCACCATGAAGCGCAAGGATGTGGACGATCCGGGCACGTTCCTGGCCATGTCGTCCGATCCGATGCTGGAATACCTTACCGATCTGGGCATCACGGCGATCGAGCTTCTGCCCGCACAGGCCTTTCTGACGGACCACTTCCTGCACGAGAAGGGGCTGACGAATTACTGGGGCTACCAGACCTTCGGTTTCTTCGCGCCGGAGCCGAAATACATGGCCTGGCACCAGATCGACGAGTTCCAGCAGATGGTCGCCCGATTCCATTCCGCCGGGATCGAGGTGATCATGGACGTGGTCTACAACCACACCTGCGAGGGCAGCGAACTCGGGCCGACCCTGTCGTTTCGCGGGCTCGACAATGCCAGTTACTACCGGCTGATGCCGGACAATCCGCGCTATTACGTGAACGACACGGGCACCGGCAACACGGTCAACGTCGATCACCCCATGGTGCTTCGGATGATCATGGATTCCCTGCGCTACTGGGTGCAGGTGATGCATGTCGACGGGTTCCGCTTCGACCTGTGCTCGACCCTCGGGCGCGTGGACGAGGGAGGCTTCGACCGCGGCGCGGCATTCTTCGACGCGATCCGGCAGGACCCGATCCTGTCGGACGTCAAGCTCATCGCCGAACCCTGGGATATCGGACCGGGGGGCTATCAGCTCGGCGCCTTCCCGCCGCCCTTCATGGAATGGAACGACAAGTATCGCGATACGGTGCGCAGGTTCTGGCGCGGCGATGCGTCCGAGGCACCGGCCCTGGCCGACAGGCTGACCGGCAGCGCGCTGCAATTCGACCATTCGGGCCGGCCCGCGACGGCATCCGTGAACCTGCTGACCGCGCATGACGGCTTCACGCTGATGGACACGGTCAGCTACACCAAGAAGCACAACGAGGCCAACGGCGAGAACGGGGCGGACGGCCACGGAGAGAACTATTCCGACAATCTGGGCGTCGAGGGCGAGACCGACGACGAAGAGGTGATCGCCGCGCGGGCCCAGCGCCGCCGCAACATGATGGCGACGCTGATGCTGAGCCAGGGCACGCCCATGATCCTGGCCGGGGACGAGCTGGGCAATTCCCAGCAGGGCAACAACAACGCCTATTCGCAGGACAACGAGATCAGCTGGATCGACTGGGAGGCCTTCGACCCGGACTTCCACGATTTCACGCGGATGATGATCCATTTCCGCAAGACGCATCCTCTCGTGCGTCAGAAGCTGTTCCTGCATTCCCACGAACGCGCGGTCGACGGGTTCGAGGACCTGTTCTGGTGGCGTCCGGACGGCCAGCCGATGAGCGACGGCGACTGGCAGGATCCCGAACTTCGCTGCATCGCGATGGAACTGAGGATGGCCAGCGGAACGCCGCATTACGCCGAAACGGAGATGGCGACCTTCGTGATCTTCAATGCGGGCGACGCGATCGAGATGACTGTGCCCGAGGCCCCCGAGGGGACGCATTGGGAATGGCGCATCGACACCGATGGCGATGCCGGTGAAAAGGGCGAGGTCGGGTCGAGCATCGACGTCGCCGCGCAATCGGTCGCCGTCCTCGTCCTGGGGTCGGATGCGGCATGA
- the glgA gene encoding glycogen synthase GlgA — translation MDRPAMMRVLSVASECAPLIKTGGLADVVGALPHALAGQDVEMRVLLPGYPKVTAETGGAREVARFPELFGGPARILSYGSRDLPLLILDAPHLYDREGGIYGDGSGSDWDDNARRFAALSLGAAYIAQDGAAGWRPDLVHCHDWQAGFAPYYLHKMRVGVPSVMTVHNMAFAGLVDEAHLRELKLQPEDFHMGGFEFWGRISALKAGLVWSDKITTVSPTYARELAQEAFGMGFDGLIRQRQDDLVGILNGIDTDLWNPAADIHAPPFRSPAGKSRAKKALRQEMGLPDGDGPLAVVVSRLTEQKGLDLLLEALPAFLARGGQIALLGTGSAAFESAWRLAAAQSEGVAVRIGYDERMSHLMIAGGDAILVPSRFEPCGLTQLYGLRYGTVPVVARTGGLADTVIDANDAALRAGVATGILHDPGSAEAVAAALGRLSDLFADEKCWPKVARNAMRHSVGWEGSATAYAALYRSLMR, via the coding sequence ATGGACCGCCCGGCAATGATGCGCGTCCTGTCGGTCGCGTCGGAATGCGCGCCCCTGATCAAGACCGGTGGACTTGCGGACGTGGTGGGCGCGCTGCCGCATGCATTGGCCGGTCAGGACGTCGAGATGCGCGTCCTTCTGCCGGGCTATCCCAAGGTCACGGCCGAGACCGGCGGCGCGCGCGAGGTCGCGCGGTTCCCCGAGCTTTTCGGCGGACCCGCCCGCATCCTGTCCTACGGGTCGCGCGACCTGCCGCTGCTGATCCTCGACGCGCCGCATCTCTATGACCGGGAGGGGGGGATCTACGGCGACGGCTCGGGGAGCGACTGGGACGACAATGCGCGCCGCTTCGCCGCGCTGTCGCTCGGGGCGGCCTATATCGCGCAGGACGGTGCGGCGGGCTGGCGGCCGGATCTCGTGCATTGCCACGACTGGCAGGCAGGGTTCGCGCCCTATTACCTGCACAAGATGCGGGTGGGCGTGCCGTCGGTCATGACGGTGCACAACATGGCCTTCGCCGGCCTCGTCGACGAGGCTCATCTGCGGGAGCTGAAGCTCCAGCCCGAGGATTTCCACATGGGCGGGTTCGAGTTCTGGGGGCGCATCAGCGCCCTCAAGGCCGGCCTCGTCTGGAGCGACAAGATCACCACCGTAAGCCCCACCTATGCGCGGGAGCTGGCGCAGGAGGCGTTCGGCATGGGGTTCGACGGCCTCATCCGCCAGCGGCAGGACGACCTCGTCGGGATCCTGAACGGGATCGATACCGATCTGTGGAACCCCGCCGCCGACATCCATGCGCCGCCCTTCAGATCCCCCGCGGGCAAGTCCCGTGCGAAAAAGGCCCTGAGGCAGGAGATGGGCCTGCCCGACGGCGACGGCCCCCTCGCGGTCGTGGTCTCGCGGTTGACGGAGCAGAAGGGCCTCGACCTGCTGCTCGAGGCGTTGCCGGCCTTTCTGGCGCGCGGCGGGCAGATTGCCCTTCTCGGGACGGGAAGCGCCGCGTTCGAGAGCGCGTGGAGGCTTGCCGCGGCCCAGAGCGAGGGGGTCGCGGTCAGGATCGGCTACGACGAGCGGATGAGCCACCTGATGATCGCGGGCGGCGATGCGATCCTCGTGCCGTCGCGGTTCGAACCCTGCGGCCTCACGCAGCTTTACGGGCTGCGCTATGGCACGGTTCCGGTCGTGGCGCGGACCGGGGGGCTCGCCGATACGGTGATCGACGCGAACGATGCGGCGCTCCGGGCGGGCGTCGCGACGGGCATCCTCCACGATCCGGGCAGCGCCGAGGCGGTGGCCGCGGCACTCGGCCGTCTTTCGGACCTTTTCGCGGACGAGAAGTGTTGGCCCAAGGTGGCGCGAAACGCGATGCGCCATTCCGTGGGATGGGAGGGGTCAGCCACGGCCTATGCGGCCCTTTACAGAAGTCTGATGAGATAA
- the glgC gene encoding glucose-1-phosphate adenylyltransferase translates to MDNNKPNARLSTRTLAFVLAGGRGSRLKELTDNRAKPAVPFGGKTRIIDFALSNALNSGIRKMAIATQYKAHSLIRHCQRGWSFFRADRNEYLDILPASQRVSEDKWYVGTADAVTQNIDIIDSYGIEYILILAGDHIYKMDYEVMLAEHVDTGADVTVGCLTVPRHEASAFGVMAVDESRRITSFLEKPKDPPGMPGDDTQTLASMGIYVFKWSYLRELLQADESVVDSKHDFGGDIIPYIVKNGHAQAHRFDDSCVRHRDGAPSYWRDVGTIDAYWRANIDLTDFDPDLDLWDRNWPIWSYSEGTPPAKFIHDEADRRGHAISSLVSGGCIVSGTEIRQSLLFTQVHTNSYAQLEESVILPHVVIGRNVKLTKCVVDGGIEIPEGLVVGGPNAPDHGGIFRVSEGGVTLITQSMIDEWTARQ, encoded by the coding sequence ATGGATAACAACAAACCCAATGCAAGATTGTCGACACGCACGCTGGCCTTCGTGCTGGCGGGCGGGCGCGGATCGCGGCTGAAGGAGCTGACCGACAACCGCGCGAAGCCCGCGGTGCCGTTCGGCGGCAAGACGCGGATCATCGATTTCGCGCTGTCGAACGCGCTCAATTCCGGGATCCGCAAGATGGCGATCGCGACGCAGTACAAGGCGCACAGCCTGATACGGCATTGTCAGCGCGGCTGGTCGTTCTTCCGCGCAGACCGCAACGAATATCTCGACATCCTGCCGGCCTCGCAGCGGGTGAGCGAGGACAAGTGGTATGTCGGCACCGCCGACGCCGTCACGCAGAACATCGACATCATCGACAGCTACGGGATCGAGTACATCCTGATCCTCGCCGGCGACCATATCTACAAGATGGATTACGAGGTCATGCTGGCCGAGCATGTCGATACCGGAGCCGACGTGACGGTCGGCTGCCTGACCGTGCCGCGCCACGAGGCGTCCGCCTTCGGCGTCATGGCGGTCGACGAGAGCCGGCGCATCACGTCGTTCCTGGAAAAGCCCAAGGACCCGCCGGGCATGCCCGGAGACGACACCCAGACGCTCGCCTCGATGGGGATCTACGTCTTCAAGTGGTCCTATCTGCGCGAGCTGCTGCAGGCCGACGAGAGCGTCGTGGACAGCAAGCACGATTTCGGCGGAGACATCATTCCCTACATCGTGAAGAACGGCCACGCACAGGCGCATCGCTTCGACGATTCCTGCGTGCGCCACCGCGACGGCGCGCCTTCGTACTGGCGCGATGTGGGGACGATCGACGCCTATTGGCGGGCCAATATCGACCTCACGGATTTCGATCCCGATCTCGACCTCTGGGACCGGAACTGGCCGATCTGGAGCTATTCCGAGGGGACGCCGCCCGCGAAGTTCATCCATGACGAGGCCGACAGGCGGGGCCACGCGATCTCGTCGCTCGTCTCGGGGGGGTGCATCGTGTCGGGGACCGAGATCCGGCAATCCCTGCTGTTCACCCAGGTTCATACCAACAGCTACGCGCAGCTCGAGGAATCGGTGATCCTGCCGCATGTGGTCATCGGACGGAACGTGAAGCTCACGAAATGCGTGGTCGATGGCGGCATCGAGATCCCCGAGGGCCTTGTCGTCGGCGGGCCGAACGCCCCCGATCACGGCGGCATCTTCCGGGTGAGCGAGGGCGGTGTCACGCTGATCACGCAGAGCATGATCGACGAATGGACCGCCCGGCAATGA